The Campylobacter sp. CN_NE2 genome contains a region encoding:
- a CDS encoding 4-hydroxy-3-methylbut-2-enyl diphosphate reductase, whose protein sequence is MKIELASSCGFCFGVKRAIKMAESAGTAATIGELIHNAEEIKRLKDKFGVKTLSGISEITDENKLIIRTHGITKDDLEILKSQNKELIDATCPFVTKPQQIVEEMSENGYDIVIFGDTNHPEVKGVKSYGKDQSRVFVVLDESELENIKFKSKVAVVSQTTKKIENFMKIVDFLVKKVREVRVFNTICNATLENQEAAKELAERADIMIIIGGKNSSNTKQLFLISQKFCKDSYLIENENELEISWFENKNLCGISAGASTPDWIIQKVIAKIENFKF, encoded by the coding sequence TTGAAGATTGAACTTGCTAGTAGTTGTGGATTTTGTTTTGGCGTAAAAAGAGCCATAAAAATGGCTGAGAGTGCAGGAACTGCCGCAACTATCGGCGAACTAATCCACAACGCAGAAGAGATAAAACGGCTAAAAGATAAATTTGGCGTCAAAACCCTTAGCGGAATTTCTGAAATTACCGATGAAAATAAGTTAATCATACGCACACACGGCATCACAAAGGACGATTTGGAAATTTTAAAATCACAAAATAAAGAGCTAATCGACGCAACATGCCCATTTGTAACCAAACCACAACAAATCGTAGAAGAGATGAGCGAAAACGGCTATGATATAGTCATTTTTGGAGATACTAACCACCCCGAAGTAAAAGGTGTGAAATCTTATGGCAAAGACCAAAGCAGGGTGTTTGTGGTTTTAGATGAGAGTGAGCTTGAAAATATCAAATTTAAAAGCAAGGTTGCCGTTGTTTCGCAAACGACCAAAAAAATAGAAAATTTTATGAAAATAGTTGATTTTTTAGTTAAAAAAGTCCGTGAAGTTCGCGTTTTTAACACGATTTGTAACGCTACACTTGAAAACCAAGAAGCCGCCAAAGAACTAGCCGAAAGAGCCGATATAATGATAATCATAGGCGGAAAAAATTCATCAAACACAAAGCAACTTTTTTTGATTTCGCAAAAATTTTGCAAAGATAGCTACCTAATAGAAAATGAAAATGAACTAGAAATTTCGTGGTTTGAAAATAAAAATTTGTGCGGGATTAGTGCAGGGGCTAGCACACCGGATTGGATTATACAAAAAGTTATAGCAAAAATAGAAAATTTTAAATTTTGA
- the aroA gene encoding 3-phosphoshikimate 1-carboxyvinyltransferase — translation MKIYAQSSAFKAEISNIASDKSISHRAAIFSLLSGGTTKIKNYLFAEDTKCTLKIVENLGAKVEIKDDCVCITPPEKPKEPNCILECGNSGTAMRLFMGLLASLDGFFVLSGDKYLNERPMKRVGDPLAKVGAKIYGRNGGDKAPLAIQGGKLEYFEYESKISSAQVKTALILAGLNGNGCKFSEPELSRDHTERMLKGMGAEISGDGLTLSVKPLQKPLKPLEIFVPNDPSSAFFYAVAACIIPNSKIVLKNMLLNKTRTYAYEILRQMGADIKFKKTSEIYEEIGDIEVSYAPLKAVSVSENIPWLIDEAPALAIAFACANGKSSLRNAKELRVKECDRISVMVKGLKTCGVEIVEFEDGFEITGGCQLQPAIITPCGDHRIAMSFAILGLKSGMIIEDDECIATSFPNFKDILRQIGAKVED, via the coding sequence ATGAAAATTTATGCTCAAAGCTCTGCTTTTAAGGCAGAGATTTCAAATATCGCTTCGGATAAATCGATTTCGCACAGAGCTGCGATTTTTTCGCTACTCTCAGGCGGAACGACGAAAATCAAAAACTATCTTTTTGCCGAAGATACAAAATGCACTCTAAAAATCGTTGAAAATTTGGGTGCAAAGGTTGAAATCAAGGACGATTGTGTTTGTATCACGCCGCCTGAAAAACCAAAAGAGCCAAACTGCATACTCGAATGCGGAAATTCAGGCACTGCTATGCGCCTTTTTATGGGACTTTTAGCTAGTTTGGATGGCTTTTTTGTACTAAGCGGCGATAAATATCTAAACGAAAGACCGATGAAGCGAGTAGGCGATCCTTTGGCAAAAGTCGGAGCTAAAATTTACGGACGAAACGGCGGTGATAAGGCTCCATTAGCCATACAAGGCGGAAAGTTAGAATATTTTGAATATGAGAGCAAAATTTCATCAGCACAAGTTAAAACTGCCCTTATTTTGGCTGGCTTAAACGGCAATGGTTGCAAATTTAGTGAGCCTGAGCTTAGTAGAGATCACACAGAGCGAATGCTAAAAGGTATGGGAGCTGAAATCAGCGGGGACGGGCTAACTCTAAGCGTGAAACCTTTGCAAAAACCACTCAAACCGCTTGAAATTTTTGTGCCAAATGACCCAAGTTCGGCGTTTTTCTATGCCGTGGCAGCGTGTATTATTCCAAATTCAAAAATTGTTTTAAAAAATATGCTTTTAAACAAAACTCGCACTTACGCTTATGAAATTTTACGCCAAATGGGAGCCGATATAAAATTTAAAAAAACTAGCGAAATTTACGAAGAAATCGGCGATATAGAAGTTAGCTATGCTCCGTTAAAAGCTGTGAGTGTTAGCGAAAATATTCCGTGGCTGATCGATGAAGCCCCTGCGTTAGCGATTGCATTTGCATGTGCGAACGGAAAAAGTAGCCTAAGAAACGCAAAAGAGCTTCGTGTCAAAGAGTGCGATAGAATCAGTGTCATGGTTAAGGGACTAAAAACTTGCGGCGTGGAAATAGTGGAGTTTGAAGACGGCTTTGAAATCACGGGCGGTTGCCAGTTGCAACCTGCCATCATCACACCATGCGGCGATCACCGTATTGCGATGAGTTTTGCGATTTTGGGCTTAAAAAGTGGTATGATTATCGAAGATGACGAGTGTATCGCTACTTCATTTCCAAATTTCAAAGATATTTTAAGACAAATCGGAGCAAAAGTTGAAGATTGA